A region from the Aegilops tauschii subsp. strangulata cultivar AL8/78 chromosome 5, Aet v6.0, whole genome shotgun sequence genome encodes:
- the LOC109740995 gene encoding uncharacterized protein: MLKIKRGGADLTRSLHGNRKAKRAAIISKESPIGLGDTIQISGDLHRHSNQDVLTELSDEVKSNMLKSVASLAVCSGDTLLFACSGIAIERELYVTKFVTSPKLALVFNSARMEKKHDNVKIEVRHVGSEVYQGFLDSDDVDEHFSVVKVKAFLDVNVGLIEHAEGILPYGKVVVLGRGTSGELMAKSVILAGDVSCSKYNEDPVLSVEKITKDWEGGPLFSLDGNFIGMNLFLVMERAFFLPWGVMVYLVYNFKTPLENRHGEGPTHEMFNRYQDVYKTGIEHSLFGDVDKMGYPKLPVTMLDDGLVLVNTFEDTFGDVWGEGVWRELGKNASDISRIVVALASFNGEKMFSACTGFFIRWNGSTTILTSASLVRDHCDESKIVENLTIKVLLPNKLVRKGNIEHYSLHYNVALVSVEDCRVIRPAKIQLDCIGISRVAAAGRCFRSGTIMATSGRLVSWSGRLDCKFILRSTCKISKAGIGGPLFNMRGEVIGMNFYSEKIGTPFLLWNEIGNILAYFKEKSDAGEVAKDSGSSFWKMDGDSTVRLNRWPVPMPCWRDPDDPSWSYPDDWITDAPRDEPNIEIPPGEEFRYGYIRGTRYRNLVKECWVPLTKKW, from the exons ATGCTGAAAATTAAGAGGGGTGGTGCTGATCTCACAAGAAGCTTGCATGGGAACAGAAAAGCTAAGAGGGCGGCGATTATCTCAAAAGAATCTCCCATAGGATTAGGAGACACAATCCAGATCTCAG GTGACTTGCATAGGCACTCAAATCAAGATGTCTTGACTGAGCTCAGTGATGAAGTTAAATCAAATATGTTGAAAAGTGTTGCCTCACTTGCTGTGTGCAGTG GGGACACACTCTTATTTGCATGCTCAGGCATAGCCATAGAGCGTGAATTATATGTTACAAAGTTTGTGACTTCACCAAAATTGGCCCTAGTTTTCAACAGTGCTAGAATGGAAAAGAAGCATGACAACGTAAAG ATTGAGGTGCGCCATGTAGGCAGTGAGGTTTACCAGGGTTTCTTAGACAGCGATGATGTAGATGAACACTTTTCTGTTGTCAAGGTCAAGGCCTTCCTTGATGTTAATGTTGGACTTATTGAGCATGCTGAGGGGATTCTGCCTTATGGTAAGGTGGTAGTTCTAGGCCGTGGCACCTCGGGTGAATTAATGGCAAAAAGTGTGATACTGGCTGGCGACGTAAGTTGTTCTAAATATAATGAAGATCCTGTGTTGTCTGTGGAAAAAATAACGAAG GATTGGGAAGGTGGGCCACTTTTTTCTTTGGATGGGAACTTTATCGGCATGAACCTTTTTCTGGTTATGGAAAGAGCTTTTTTTCTACCATGGGGTGTAATGGTCTATCTGGTGTATAACTTTAAGACTCCCCTAGAGAACAG GCATGGAGAAGGACCCACACATGAGATGTTCAATCGCTATCAAGACG TTTATAAAACTGGTATCGAGCATAGTCTGTTTGGGGATGTTGACAAGATGGGTTACCCCAAGCTACCAGTAACTATGCTGGATG ATGGCTTGGTTTTGGTTAATACTTTTGAAGACACCTTTGGCGACGTATGGGGTGAAGGTGTCTGGAGGGAACTTGGGAAAAATGCTTCTGACATAAGTCGCATTGTTGTCGCACTTGCTTCCTTCAATG GTGAAAAAATGTTTTCTGCATGCACGGGTTTTTTTATTCGATGGAATGGCTCAACAACCATTCTGACATCTGCAAGCCTGGTTAGAGATCATTGTGATGAAAGCAAGATTGTTGAAAACTTGACG ATTAAAGTATTGCTTCCAAACAAACTTGTCCGAAAAGGGAACATAGAGCATTACAGTCTACATTACAATGTCGCTCTAGTCAGTGTCGAGGATTGCCGTGTTATCCGACCAGCAAAGATTCAGCTTGATTGTATTGGTATTTCCCGTGTAGCAGCTGCAGGGCGTTGCTTCAGATCAGGCACGATAATGGCCACAAGTGGGCGTCTGGTTTCCTGGTCAGGCAGGCTTGATTGCAAGTTCATTTTACGCTCCACATGTAAAATCAGTAAG GCCGGGATTGGAGGACCCCTTTTTAATATGCGTGGAGAGGTTATCGGCATGAACTTCTATTCAGAGAAAATAGGCACCCCATTCCTGCTATGGAATGAGATTGGCAACATCCTGGCGTATTTTAAGGAAAAGAG TGATGCTGGTGAGGTTGCTAAGGACAGTGGTTCCTCTTTCTGGAAAATGGATGGGGATAGCACAGTCCGGTTAAACAG GTGGCCTGTGCCGATGCCATGTTGGCGTGATCCTGACGATCCATCTTGGAGCTATCCTGATGATTGGATTACGGATGCACCCAGGGATGAGCCGAACATTGAAATCCCACCTGGCGAGGAGTTCAGATACGGATACATAAGGGGAACGAGATATAGAAACCTTGTAAAGGAGTGCTGGGTTCCCTTGACCAAGAAGTGGTGA